Part of the Nicotiana sylvestris chromosome 5, ASM39365v2, whole genome shotgun sequence genome is shown below.
tttccaatagaccctcggctcaggaaagcataagcaccacattaatgaaaatatagacaagaagggacaataccaaaaagccatataaaagcagaataaaaacaatAAGATAGTAaagtgatcaacaatgaaagaaaacaatggttagtcataaaaacctactaccaacagCAAGTGAGACTGGGTGCCAATACTACTGTTATGAATGCTCTAGATTACCTACTATACTACCCTAATCCTCGGCCTCCATACCtttctatcaagggtcatgtcctcggtcagctgaagctgcgccatgtcttgcctaatcacctctccccacctcttctttggcctacctctacctttccgtaggccctccaatgtcaacctctcacaccttctcaccgcgtctgtgctcctcctcctcacatgaccaaaccacctaagccgcgcttcccgcatcttgtcctcaataggggccacacccaccttgtcgTGAATAACCTCATTTTGATCCTATCTAAcctggtgtgcccgcacatccatctcaacaccctcatctctgctacctttATCTTCTGGACATGAGCGATCTTGATTGGCCCATACTCAAACCCATACAACATTGTTGGTCACaccaccactctgtagaacttacccttaagtttcgatggcaccttcttgtcacacaaaacaccggaagtgagtctccatttcatccatctcGCCCCAATACGATatgtgacatcttcatcaatctccccacCCCCCCgaataatagacccaaggtacttaaaacttcCTCTCCTAGGGATGACCTGCGAGTCCAGCCTCCCTCCCCTCCCCCTCCTTGAGTCTCGCCACTGAACTTATATTttgtcttggtcctgctcaacttgaaatctTTAGGTTCTAGGGTCTGCCTTCATACCTCTAATTGCGCATTGACACCGTCTCGCGTCTCGTCAATCAATACAATATCATctacaaatagcatgcaccatgacacctccccttggatgtggCGCGTCAGTACGTCTATCGTCAGAGCAAACAAAAAAGGGCTGTGCCGGCCCCTGATGCAACCCCAACATAATCAGGAAATGGTCCGAGTCCCCACCCACCGTCCTCACTCGGGTCTttactccatcatacatgtccttaatcaaccTAACGTAGGCAACATGtacacctctagcctccaaacGTCTCCACAAAACCTCCCTCGGGAACTTTATCGTACGCCTTTTCTAAGtcgatgaacaccatatgcaagtccttctttctctccctatactgctccatTAATCTCCTAACAAGGTGGATGGCTTCTGTTGTCGAACGCCCCGGCATAAACCCAAACTGGTTCTCGGAAATAGACACACTCCTCCTCACCCTTagctctaccactctctcccagactttcatagtATGGCTAAGCAGCTTAATACCCTAATAgttattgcaattttggatatcacccttgttcttgtataCAGGCTTTCATATTCTGATTCTTTTCTTTATCCCAATATGGTACTTTTATTTTTCGTGGGTCTTCTGATTATATCTTAGGATATTACTTCTTATACGACTTTCCTATTGCACTGTAGCATGCAGCTGCCACAGTTGATGGAAAATTATACATCATTGGTGGAAGTCGTAATGGACGATACCTGTCTGACATTCAGGTATTTGGTCAATCTTATGATCAGTTTTTCTTGTTTGACAATTCCAAGTATTTTGCGGGTTTTATAATAGTTTTTGATTTCACGTACACtgttgttcttttctttctttaattaattcCATTCCGCAGGTTTTTGATCTAAAAAGTTTGTCATGGTCCATTATAAAGTTGAATTCTGGAGTTCTTCCAGCTACCTCTGGCCACAATATGGTGAGAGTTGACCTAATATTATTATGTtctaattgctttatttgctggatctgtttttttttctccttcaattttatatgtttgttcaATCAGGTAATTTCCATTTCACTCGCTCTAGCTAATAATCCACTGATGTATGATTCGTCTTCTATTCTTCTTGTTTTGGTGCTGCTCTTTGACGTTGTTGGCAGATTAAGTGGGAAAAtaaacttttatttcttgctGGTCACTCAAAGGATGTTTCTGATACAGTAACAGGTTTGTTGTCCTTTGGAGCCTTTTAAAAAGAGGAAGTGATGCTTATTCATCTTAACTTCAAATCTTCTCGTTGTATCTTGCAGTTCGTTTCATCGATCTTCAATCATATGAATGTGGTGTTATAGAGACCTTTGGAAAACTTCCGGTAAGTAACCATCCTCCTCTAAGATTTCACTCTTTCCCTTTCACAGCCTTCTTTTTGGGCAATTCTCGAACTTATTGGAACTACACGAGTCTCCCTCTCACTTCATGGTGTATCTGCTGGTCATCTTACTACTGATTGCCGTTATGCTGTTTCTTTCTAGTTGAGAGCTGTAATGTTGCTTCTTGTCTATTGTGTCTTCCAGGTAGCCCGAGGTGGGCAATCTGTTACCATATTCGGATCTAAACTCATAATGTTTGGTGGAGAAGACCGGAATAGGTTTCTGCTAAATGATGTTAATGTTCTTGATCTAGAGACAATGACTTGGAGTACTGTTGAGACCACGTAAGTATCTTACTAAATTTATTTCTTCACTAATTATGCATCTGCATTAATTCATTGTGCTTTGATAGGCAGACATCCCCAGCTCCCAGATTTGATCATACAGCTGCACTCCATGCTGATCGCTACCTTCTGATTCTGGGCGGATGTTCTCATTCAGTTTTTTTCAACGATATTCATGTCCTTGACTTAGAAACGGTATAGTTTACCTGTTTGGATGCAGCCATTTAGTACTCACGATGCAGCCATTTTTTACTTTGAATGATCTCCAAAGAAAGTGTTATGAATAATTATAGTCAGTTGGATTGTAAAATTTCGAAAACCTCCTCTTCATTGGCAGATGGAATGGTCTCGACCACAACTTCAGGGGGATCTGGTTAGTCCAAGAGCTGGTCATGCTGGTGTTACTCTAGGTGACAACTGGTATATCGTTGGTGGCGGAGATAACCGAAGTGGTAAGTGAAACATTTAAGCAGCCTCTTCATTCATACCCTCTGTGCATTCTGATTCATGATGCACATatctttttatttctatttttatgTTTAATGTTATTCTTTTTGCAGGTGTGCCAGAAACTCTTGTGTTAAATATGTCGAAGCTTGTAGTGTCAGTATTAGCAACTGTAAAGGGGAGAGATCCGCTCGCAAGTGAGGTTATCATCTGCTATCTATCTCCCCTAGCATTATATTTTCTGCAATGGACCTTCTTCCGGGAAATAAGATATCCCTTTTTTTTCTTAGGAAGAATATCTTGTGCTTAAGCAGTGGTATCTTTTGGACCGAGTTGGATTATCTAAGGTTTCTTTACTGGAAACTTCTAGTATCCTATCCAAAAAAAAGACCTTTTAGTAATCTATGGGACTATGTCCTTTACTCGGTTAGAATTGTGGCGGGACACGGTTGAGCAGGACTTCGTAATATGTCGACACTGATGAACCAGCTCTACTCTTTCTATTTCAGTGAAAGAAATTATTCTTTCAAGAAactgaaggaaaaaaaaaatctgaaattgTGCCATGAAAATAGTTAATACGGAAATAGAAAAATAATATTGATATGGGGAACTTTTTCGCTTCACTTTGCTTcccagaatcagattgatttttctACAAGAAAATCAAGGTTGTTCCTTCAGTTGAAGTAAACTGTAAAAATATGTTTAAAATCTCGTTTGTAATCTTAAAAGCTTTTTATCATCTTCTTGATGCCATTTAATGAATCTACTTcataaaaaaaaatgtaaaaatatgtTTCTATACTTGCCAGTTTCAGACCTGAATTGCATTtctgttgttctttcttgatgaCCTAGATATTCCATGTGATTTAGCTGGTTCAACCCTAGTTGGTGCACATGTTAGGTACTCGAGGAAGTATGCGCCCTCTCCTTTATCCTGCTCCCACTTAAATACCAGGTTCCTTGTCAGTGGCAGGGTTTCGAACTCATGACATGCGCCTTGTTCACACATCTCATGTCGTGTCTTTACCACTGAAGCAAATTAGGGGGCAGCATTCccattataaaaaaaaagaaggaaaaggaaggGGGTAAAAATAACCAATTTGGATATAGAAGTTGGAGGTACCTATGAAAAATCAAGCTTGAGCATTTGGCTTAAGTATGCTTATTTATGCTGCTGATTTCGTTAGATGCATAACCTATTTCACTTGAAAACTATTTTGTTGCTCTGCACTTTTTTCCATTAAATGCTGAAGAATTACTTGTTCTTTGGAAGTTTCATCATGATCTTATCACAATCTTGCATCTTCTTAGTTGTATTGTACATTCTATGCcatccttttttcctttttgactGTGGGATTATTCTATCTTTGATCCAATTATTATGCAAAACTTACTGAGTTGTACGTAAGCTCGTCAAATTTTAGCTATTCTTCATTTTGAGATGACTTCGATTCTCGATTTCTTAGCATTTGTAGTGCAGGTGTGCTTGTATTCTGCTCTTCGTCTGTTCAGCTTCTTGATTTAAAATGTTTTCAAGTATATGAAACTTATGCTGGTGTGAGTGGATGTTTATTGAAGGATTGACAAAGCACACTGGCACGATAGTTCTAGTTTGCCAGACGAAACAACAAAAGGATTAGAAATTGAAAGCATTTAGCAGAGTGTGATTGTACAAAATATACGGGTATTTCCTCAAAATATACAAGCAAGTCTAGATAAGTGTACTGCAACCACACTAATTTTTTTTAAGAGAGTTGTTGTAGTACACTTATCTAGAACTTGTATATTTTGAGGAAACACCCGCTTAGTTCTGGTAAACCCATAACTCATAAGAGTAAAAAAATATTCTGGTAAACTTCATTAGCTTAAGATACTCTGTTCAATGACAATATGATTTCCCGGTATTCATAAACTTCGTTGAGATTGtgtatttctttttctaaatTGGTCTTTAGGTTTTGGTGACGATTCTGTCTGATATGACATTTTGAAACAGGGACTGAGTGTGTCTTCAGCATTACTTGATGGTGAGAAATTCTTGGTTGCTTTTGGTGGCTACAACGGGAAGTACAATAATGAGGTATCTGCTAAATCCTTTATATTCGCTTTTCTTCAACAGCCTTAGAGTTTCTTGTGGGAGATAGATGGATTACAGAAGCATTGAGTCGTGTCTCATATAACTATTATTACTTGACTCGGAAAGGAGGGATTATTCATCATATGTTCACTAGATCTAGTCTGAGAGGAAATGGTATTAAGCTAAACGTTTTGTGCTACGAAGCCCTCTTTCCTAAATTACTGCGTTTTTGGTATAGGTATATGTTATGAGGCCTAAACCAAGGGATGTATTACATCCCAAGATACTTCAGTCACCAGCAGCCGAAGCAGCAGCAGCTTCTGTTAGAGCTGCATATGCCTTAACTAAACCTGAAAAGTTAGATTTATCTGAAAGAGAAGATTCCAATTTTAAGGAAGTCCATGTCGATAACACTCAGCAAAAGCTTTCGGCCGAAATTAGTGCACTTGGACTACAAAAAAAGGCGCTGGAGTCATCGCTTGCAGACGTCCAAGCAGAAAATGCTAATCTCAAGGCCAAGATTGAAGAAGTCAACAGCACTCATGCTGACTTGTCCAAGGTACTCTCATTAGAGTGATATGCTTCTATAGGAATTGATAATCACGTACTTATCCATTCTTGACGTTCATTGCTTCATTACAGGAGCTTCAGTCAGTTCAAGGTCAACTTATATCTGAGAGATCAACATGTGCTAAACTGGAGGTTATACTTCTGACACTTCTTTCCTTTTTGAACTTAAAGTCTAATTCTCTCCTCCGTATCCTATATCAGTGTTGTCAAAGGCTAATATAAGGCGCGCTTAAGCCTTGAAGCTCAGGGAGGACGCTTCGCTTCACTTAAGCTGCGCTTTAGTGTAGGCAAGGCACCAAGACGTGCCCCTTACTGACCACGAGTTCTATCTTGAATGGAGCAATGCTAGACTATAttttttttgaggaaaacaatataAATGAATTTGTTACTTTTCTCTTGAATTACAtgtatattttcattttttttttgcattgCGCCTTTTTTAACTAAAGCCCACACTTCAATTGCGCTATGCGCTTAAAGCCCCAATTGACCTAGAGTGCTTTTTAGAGCTCTTCACCTTTGACAATACTGTCCTATATCGGAGCAATCAAATCATTTATGTCTCAATTCAAAACGTGAGATTTTATGGCATCTTCAGGCACAAATAGCGGAGCTACAAAAGATGCTCGGTTCCATGCAGTCTATAGAGGAGGAAGTTCAGGCTCTACGAAAGGAGAAATCTGAATTGGAACGTGACATGGAGCGTGCTGCATCTGTTCAAAAACAGGGCTCGGGCGGTGCTTGGAAGTGGATTACTGGATGAGAATGAAAATCAATTTGCATATTTGCAACCTCTGTTTTCTTCCCCATTAATAGTGCCAGCTTGCAAAAGAAACTCTTGTAATGTTGTTTTGTCAGAGGAAGTGCAACTTTGGAATTTTTGTTGAACATAATATGGTTTTGTGAGAAGATTAGGAAATGATTGAAAAAACATATGTAGCATTCTTTTCACTTACTTTTTTATGTCATCTGTGGCACTTACATTTTGTAATCGCAATTTTTAATTGTAGCAAATTCATTGTTTTTTAATGTGTTATAATTATCTCATTCGTTTGTAAACTCTGTGTGCTGTTCAGTGTTTTAAGATTAGTAACATTGAACTCGGATTCTAATTGGACGTATAACAGTATTTTTACAAAATTGTTCAAGGACAGGTATTTCcaaagggatttttacctatctataccatatatcaaaccttattaccctcaatgtttaagatttgtgtttattacatttaagcataccaaattaccatttctataccataattcaaattagggatataattaagggttcatttatattaggcataattataggactatatcttcccactttctctttcctttcatctcaactgttcacaacacacacacaacTCACGATGCTCCTATGCTTCCTCTCGTTGATCATCCCCAACTGCCCACCACCGTCGAAAAATATCATATTTTCAGATTCACAAGAAAATTTTAAATTCTTTGATCCAACCACTTGAATTCCCACTGGAAATAATAATGGCAGAGAGTTCGAAATTCTTtgacctctttttttatttttgggcaGTGGTTGAAGGTTACTGGTTAACACAGTCGATTgaaattcgaagaagaagaagaagaagacatatttccagaatttgtagatattttgtagtcaaattgtagtcaaattagaaaaattgtagataaattgtagactattttttgcagaagattttatagaagctttagtcgttttggatttgtgaaaacagaaaataatgcatctacaatcagaatacaaataatctacaatttatctacaagatatctacaaaatagatacattgaattttaatatccaaattctcatttcaattgtagcataattggcattttcgacataattgtagaagatttgtagaagttttagtcttcccaatctacaattcatctacaatttatctacaatatatctacaattctacaatttaactacaatttatctacaatttctggaaatacgtcttcttcttcttcttcttcttcttcttcttcttcgagtttcaatctaaaattaagtcaaaaccaagtctaatcttcaccaaaacccctcaaaattgagatataaactcctaaacatattttgaattatttacaacaacacccaatccaaacaaataatgatttttgaaaacccaaatttgaattcaaagctttcaagctttttaatggctatcaatggtggaaaatatatggaagaacagatgaagatgaagaacagaAATCTCCTTTCCGTTTGATTACTGGAGCTTCAGTAGCTTGCGTTTTTTGAGAATTGTAATTGAGTGAGAGAAGAGAGATCTCTTTCCgttgaggaaggagagaattaCGCAGCAATTCGAATTTGATGTTGACAGAATCACACGCAGATCTGGTGCCTTCATTTTAGCGCGTTTTATGGCAAAATCTACCTATTTTGggattggtatataatttgtagtaaaagtgtggactacacgggtaaataacaaattatgaacatttttggtaataaaatttgatatatggtatagataagTAAAAATCCCATTTCGAAATTGCTGTACAAGCCCATCATCTAGCTTTTACCAATTAGATGTAAAAAGAAAGTTTTAAAAGACGTAAACTACTTCTATATTACCAAAGTAAACTACTTATATATTACCAAAGCTTTACCAATTAGATGTAAAAAGACGTAAACTAGTATATATTACCAAAGTAACTTAAAAAGAAAGTTTTAAATTTCAATTAGAACTATAGTAGGGTAAAACTGTCTATTTAAAATCAGTGTTTTAAAAGGTGTGGGCGAGAGGTGAGGCGTTTTATTTAATACGAGACGAGGTGAAAGCCCCAAGGCGTGAagtgttttattttttatattttataaattaaataaaatcattatatatataagaaaaatacattaaaatTGTAAAAAGTTTAAGAAACTTATAAAATTAATATGTATGCGCGCATGAATcatacaatttttttttacttgaaAAGTAAAGATACATTACACCTATGTCATCAAAGCAATATCTAAACCAGAGCGATACCAAAagaaattttaaattcaaaaactaatttgaaattaatATATTTAAAAATGCAATTTTTTTTGGTGTGTGGAGAAAACAAAGCATAATGAAGGAAATGCAAGGATGGGAGCAGAGTAAGAATTGGAAGGCAAAACACTTTGCAGATAAAAGTCTAAAGTGTGTTTTTTTCTCCGTATACTAAACAACAAAGAGTAAAAATTATGAAATTGTGATAAAAATTAGAAACAATCTTTGGCTTTtgagattctttttttttctttccggTAAACTTCCATTCTATTTTGCCAAAAAAAGATCAATATAATATAGTAATTGCTGACCAGTTCCTTAACTCAGCTTGGCAACTAATTGCTCAACTATAACCTATACAAGGTTTTAATTTCAGCTATAACCTATACACAACCTAACACCTATACAATCTGCACTATAAACAAAAGGGCAGTACATTGgacaaaataaagaaattaaactTGTCTAAGGATACCAATTCAATGCCTCCAAATGCTTCTGCCATCTGATATATGTATTGCCTCTGATGTGTATATGGCTTGCAATTTCTCTGCACATTCCATCTGGTGATGAGCTTCCACTCTAAAATCTGATCTTGTTCTTATCTCTCCATATGAGGTATACCATCACCCTAAAAACAGCTAAGACAATTGTCCCAAAACCTTTCTTTTGCCTAGCACAGGTTGTCACCCATTTCATCTCTTCCTGCCATGTTCTTATCTGTTTTGGACAACCAAGCCAATTCAGTAACCTTTGCCAGATATTCCTCGTGTATGCACAGCCAAAGAATAAGTGATCAAAGTGTTCATCATCCATGCCACAGAAAACACAAGTTTGGAGAATTTGAATACCAATTTTCTGTAGCCTCTCCACAGTAGGTAATTTCCCCTATACAGCTAGCCATAAGTTGAATTTGTGTCGAGGGTGTATATGAGGTTGTAAGATCAGACATTTCTAGTACACCTTTTGGATCTGAGGAATCTGCAACTTATATAGCTTCTTTATGCTGAATCTTCCATGTGTACTTTGCAATGTCATCAGTCTTGAAGTCAGGTCTCCTTGCAAGGTAGGTGTCTCAAGGATAAGCTTCCTGAGTTCAAGAATTTTCCTCACAACCTAGGCTGCATTCTTGGGTATGGACATAGAATCAATGGTCTGGTTCTTGATGTAGTAAGCATGGATCCACCTGATCCAAAGGCAATCCTTCTTCTTGGTGATAGCCCATAAGTATTTCGCCACTGTTGCTTTGTTCCAGTTGTACAGGTTAATAACATTCTGTCCTCCCGCTGCTTGTGGCAAGCATATCTTATCCCAAGACACAAGTGCTTTCCTAGAGATTTCTGCTTTTCCGTCCATAAGAATGTTCTGTAGGTGGCTTTAATCATTTTCAACACCTTCTTTGGCAGTAAGAATATTTGTGCCCAGTATGATTGTACACCGAAGATCACTGATTTTATGAGCTGTAATCTTCCTGAGTATGATAGAAGCTTTGATGTCTAACAACTTATCCTTGCAGTGATCTTTTCTACCAGTGGCCAGCATTGGTTAATTGACAACTTCCTTGATGCTAGTGGCACTCCCAGGTATTTGAGTGGCAATGTGCCCTCATTATATCCTAGCTCCTGCAAGATGTCCTCCTTCAGATTTGCAGAAATGCCAGCAAGGTAAATAGAGCTCTTGTCTACATTTGCTTGTAGTCCTGAGGCCTTTGAAAAATTCATAAAAGCATGTTGGAGCAACCTAATAGAAGGAAGGTCTACCATACAAAACATCAGCAGATCATCAGCAAAACACACATGGATCACTCCCAATTTTTTGCATCTAGGGTGGAAGTGGAACTCCTTGTTCAAAGCCAACTGGTCAAATTCCCTCTGTAGATATTCCATGGCAAGCACAAACGGATAAGGTGACATAGAGTCACCTTGCCTTTATTCCTCCTTAGCCTTTGAAGGGTTTAGTGAGCCCACGTTTCAGTATTAAGGAATAAGTGACAGTAGTTATACATTCTATTATCCACTCAATAAACTTATGTGGGAATCCCAGTTCAATCAGTAGCCTTTTCAGAAaataccaatccaatgtgtcatAGGCCTTCCTAAGGTCAACCTTAAGGACACACCTTGCAGGGATCCCTTTCCTGTTATAGCCTTTGAATAGTTCATGGGTGAACAATATATTATCAGTGATGCTTCTGCCTTCAATGAAAGCTGATTGAGATCCTCCTACCAGATGACCTATCACTTTCTTTAGTCTCTAGTGAGAACTTTAGTGATGATCTTGTATATAGTTGTGCAACATGTTATAGGCCTATAGTCCTTAACCTAGGTGGGTTGGGGGCTTTTGGGATCAGAGTGATAGCAGAACAATTGATAGCCTTGTGCATATTTCCTGTTTGAAAGAAGGCTAGCACATCAGCAAGCACATCATCTTTTACCTCCTCCTAGTGTTGAGTGAAAAACTCAATTGGaaatccatcaacacctggtgctTTGTCAGTTGGCATGCTTTTAACAACATTAATTATTTCCTCTATTGTGACATCCTTGATCAGCTCCAGTTATTGTTGTCTTGTCAGGAAGGACCCTTTCTTAATCACCTCAAAATTTGGATAGGGGAGAATGTGTGATGACTCTCCCATCAACTTCTTGAAGAAAGAGAGAAATTGGTCTTCTacttgctttggttctgtgaTCCTGATTCCTGCATCATTATGAATAGAATGAATTGTGTTAGCACTTGTGCACATCTTCCATTGAGCATGGAAGTATTTTGTATTAGCATCTCCATATTGTATCCATGGGACTCGTGATTTTTGCCTTAGAACATGTTCCTCTATATTACTCCACTTTTCCACTTCCATTAAAGCTTCTTTCTCCTGTTCTATATAGCTTTGGCATAATGGTTGAAGGATATGGTATTGTGCTAGTTCCAATTTCTGTTTGGCTTGATTTAGCTTTTGTTGGTAAGAGGCCATGAAAGCATTTAACTCCCTTAGTGCCTCCTTAGCCTCTTAAGTTTTTGCCATGTTCTGGACAGCCCTGCATCTCCATAATCCTGTGCCCACACTTCTTTCACAATACAAAATCTGGATGGTGAAGTACTGTTTGATATAGCTTGAAGGGTCTAGGATGCAAGTTCTGTTGTTGAGCTACAAAATTGCATTTAAGCAATATAGGTGAGTGATCTGAAACTCCAGGATTC
Proteins encoded:
- the LOC104242495 gene encoding acyl-CoA-binding domain-containing protein 4 is translated as MGSDGQNWYLDLTYDQWTPLSVSGPRPAARYKHAAATVDGKLYIIGGSRNGRYLSDIQVFDLKSLSWSIIKLNSGVLPATSGHNMIKWENKLLFLAGHSKDVSDTVTVRFIDLQSYECGVIETFGKLPVARGGQSVTIFGSKLIMFGGEDRNRFLLNDVNVLDLETMTWSTVETTQTSPAPRFDHTAALHADRYLLILGGCSHSVFFNDIHVLDLETMEWSRPQLQGDLVSPRAGHAGVTLGDNWYIVGGGDNRSGVPETLVLNMSKLVVSVLATVKGRDPLASEGLSVSSALLDGEKFLVAFGGYNGKYNNEVYVMRPKPRDVLHPKILQSPAAEAAAASVRAAYALTKPEKLDLSEREDSNFKEVHVDNTQQKLSAEISALGLQKKALESSLADVQAENANLKAKIEEVNSTHADLSKELQSVQGQLISERSTCAKLEAQIAELQKMLGSMQSIEEEVQALRKEKSELERDMERAASVQKQGSGGAWKWITG